AGGCGGCCCGCGACCGCAGCCGCGAGCTGGCCTCCGGCACCAAGGACTGACGGGCTCACTTCGCCGCGCGCAGCACCTCCTCGGTCGTCACCACCCGCGCGAACCCGCCCCCGTGCAGCGATACCGCCGTCGCCCGCGCCAGCTCGTCCGCGCTCTGCCGCCAGCCGAAGGGCCCCTCGAGACCGAAGGTGTACGTCGCGTCGAAGGCGACCACGACCTCGTACCCGAGGTTCCCGCCCATCCGTGCCGTCGTCTCGACGCACATGTTCGTCTGGATCCCGGCCACCACGATCTGCGAGATCCCCGCGTCCCGCAGCCAGACCCCCAGGTCCGGCGCCCCGAGGAACGCCGAGTTCACACTCTTCGTCACCAGCAGCTCGGCCCCGCCGCCCTTGCCGCGCCGCCGCTCGACGTACTCCTTGAACCCGTTGCCCTCGTACCCGGCCCGCAA
The Streptomyces sp. NBC_01723 genome window above contains:
- a CDS encoding cysteine hydrolase family protein, which gives rise to MDIAQNAALVVVDVQQGFEEVGYWGTRNNPSADDNIAALIDGWQASGRPVVFVRHDSVTPGSPLRAGYEGNGFKEYVERRRGKGGGAELLVTKSVNSAFLGAPDLGVWLRDAGISQIVVAGIQTNMCVETTARMGGNLGYEVVVAFDATYTFGLEGPFGWRQSADELARATAVSLHGGGFARVVTTEEVLRAAK